One window of Branchiostoma lanceolatum isolate klBraLanc5 chromosome 6, klBraLanc5.hap2, whole genome shotgun sequence genomic DNA carries:
- the LOC136436885 gene encoding uncharacterized protein: MPSLSVVLATLALVVASVARPQGPAPPQGPRTSGFLNLHHGLEDTSGIRRPPDGPILRPPVDHGVCTDFLRSLCRVSEWSTWSPKKSIFGCSTVYRTRQVVQNMLEHDRCCPALREEKQQCGTPTREQTLTALERGFLNKVGRRGFQAADDEEPSVIDMVFVFDKSGSVKPANFDQAKEDVQNLLEIFPAPIDPANTRVAGMSFSDVGKTRVEFDFSAHTSRAAVVSAIGDIAYESGSTATAVALNMAKDDVFVSTAGSRPAAAKILFLITDGKSNTGGSPVPAADGLKDSVNGPGCEIFAFAVGSSVNEQELHDIVSEPVPEHLFYSDSFTAMSRVIDDAVVFLRAKFGKPADLDVSAIRPVEEIRPDVTVVRQPSRPIAPISRLPPDSRVLLRSSNIRAPLAQRRHDYQILQPIPVPGSAELGPVAPLALSLRLGEVGEEGENEDEEDFEVEDTFMEEEEDDESSEEYASSEEEDESSEEEESSEEESSSEEDSSSEEESSEEEESSESEESSEESSEESSEEDESSDGDESSEEEATADPEFQSWGRRRGNGRGGRGGERGRHNGRGRGRAPYDDMDFP; the protein is encoded by the exons ATGCCTAGCCTATCTGTCGTGTTGGCGACACTTGCCCTGGTGGTAGCCTCGGTCGCCAGACCCCAGGGCCCTGCCCCGCCCCAGGGTCCCCGGACCTCGGGTTTCCTGAACCTGCACCACGGCCTGGAGGACACCTCGGGGATAAGGAGACCTCCTGATGGACCCATCCTCCGGCCTCCCGTCGATCACGGCGTCTGTACAGACTTCCTCAGGAGCTTGTGCAGG GTGTCGGAGTGGAGTACTTGGAGTCCCAAGAAGTCCATATTTGGGTGCAGTACGGTGTACCGGACCAGACAGGTGGTGCAGAATATGCTGGAACATGACCGGTGCTGCCCGGCACTCCGGGAGGAGAAACAGCAAT GTGGCACTCCTACACGGGAACAGACTCTGACCGCCTTAGAGAGAGGTTTTCTGAACAAGGTCGGCCGTCGGGGGTTCCAGGCAGCGGACGACGAGGAGCCCTCCGTCATCGACATGGTCTTCGTCTTCGACAAGAGCGGCAGCGTTAAACCGGCAAACTTCGATCAGGCAAAGGAAGATGTTCAG AACCTGCTTGAAATCTTCCCCGCTCCGATCGACCCCGCGAATACTCGGGTGGCGGGCATGTCGTTCTCAGACGTGGGCAAGACACGCGTGGAGTTCGACTTCAGCGCCCACACCAGCCGGGCAGCCGTGGTCTCCGCCATCGGGGATATCGCCTACGAAA GTGGTTCCACGGCTACCGCCGTCGCCCTGAACATGGCCAAGGATGACGTGTTCGTGTCCACGGCGGGATCCAGGCCTGCCGCCGCCAAGATACTCTTCCTCATCACGGACGGGAAGTCCAACACGGGAGGGAGCCCCGTACCTGCCGCCGACGGACTGAAGGACTCTGTCAACG gtCCAGGCTGTGAGATTTTCGCCTTCGCCGTCGGCTCCTCCGTGAACGAGCAGGAGCTGCACGACATTGTCTCCGAGCCCGTCCCCGAGCACCTCTTCTACTCCGACAGCTTCACGGCCATGTCCCGAGTCATCGACGACGCCGTCGTGTTTCTTCGCGCAAAGTTCG GTAAGCCAGCTGACCTCGACGTTAGCGCGATCCGACCAGTCGAGGAGATCCGACCTGACGTCACCGTCGTTCGCCAACCGTCACGCCCCATCGCTCCAATCAGCAGGCTTCCTCCAGACAGTCGGGTTCTTCTGAGGTCCAGCAACATCCGGGCACCTCTGGCACAACGTCGTCATGACTACCAGATCCTCCAACCAATCCCAGTCCCGGGTAGTGCCGAGCTTGGGCCGGTTGCTCCTCTTGCTCTCTCCCTGCGTCTAGGAGAAGTCGGAGAGGAAGGAGAAAATGAAGACGAGGAGGATTTCGAAGTTGAAGACACTTttatggaagaagaagaagacgacgaGAGTTCGGAGGAATACGCGAGTTCGGAGGAGGAGGACGAGAGTTCGGAAGAAGAGGAGAGTTCGGAAGAGGAAAGTTCTTCGGAGGAGGATAGTTCTTCGGAGGAGGAGAGttcggaggaggaggagagttCGGAGTCGGAGGAGAGTTCGGAGGAGAGTTCGGAGGAGAGTTCGGAAGAAGACGAAAGTTCGGATGGCGACGAGAGTTCAGAAGAAGAAGCAACAGCGGATCCGGAGTTTCAGTCCTGGGGCCGACGTCGTGGAAACGGTCGCGGGGGGCGAGGCGGCGAAAGGGGGCGACACAACGGTAGAGGCCGAGGGCGCGCTCCGTATGACGATATGGATTTCCCATGA
- the LOC136436886 gene encoding mitochondrial ornithine transporter 1-like: MENVPAAFPATSIMWQGFSDFSAGAMGGTACVFAGQPLDTVKVKLQTFPTMYRGALDCLAKTIKEERLQGLYTGTVPALAANIAENAILFAFYGLCQKVVQNISGVDSVNNLSSLQSATAGSMAAFFSSIGLCPTELVKCRLQAIKEMAAEGRVATANIGPWGMTKQIVRQEGFRGLFQGMTSTWAREVPGYFFFFGGYELSRKLLTPAGKTKDDLGPMRLILCGGVAGSCLWASIYPIDVVKSRIQVYSLSGRQAGFMAVFLQILRTEGVRALFSGIGPCLIRTFPANGALFIAYEYSRKSLLQLGENFGL; encoded by the exons ATGGAGAACGTGCCAGCAGCGTTTCCAGCCACCAGCATCATGTGGCAGGGTTTCTCTGACTTCAGCGCAGGGGCCATGG GTGGCACAGCGTGTGTTTTTGCGGGCCAACCCCTGGATACGGTCAAGGTTAAACTACAGACATTCCCTACGATGTACCGCGGTGCTCTGGACTGCTTGGCAAAGACTATAAAAGAGGAAAGACTTCAAGGTCTCTACACGGGAACAGTACCAGCGCTCGCAGCCAACATTGCAGAAAACGCCATATTGTTCGCTTTTTATGGACTTTGTCAGAAAGTGGTGCAGAATATCAGTGGTGTGGACAGTGTCAACAACCTGAG CTCTCTCCAGAGTGCTACTGCAGGGTCTATGGCAGCGTTCTTTTCATCCATCGGACTTTGCCCAACAGAGCTGGTCAAGTGTCGCCTGCAGGCCATCAAGGAGATGGCAGCAGAGGGGAGAGTGGCAACAGCAAACAT TGGACCATGGGGAATGACCAAACAGATCGTACGGCAGGAGGGATTCCGAGGCCTGTTCCAGGGCATGACCAGCACCTGGGCACGGGAAGTGCCCggatacttcttcttcttcggggGCTACGAGCTGAGCAGAAAGCTGCTGACCCCTGCTGGGAAGACTAAGGATGATCTTG GACCAATGCGGCTGATCCTGTGTGGAGGGGTGGCGGGGTCGTGTCTGTGGGCCTCCATTTACCCCATCGACGTGGTGAAGTCCCGTATCCAGGTGTACTCACTgtcaggcaggcaggcaggcttCATGGCCGTCTTCCTACAGATCCTCAGGACTGAAG GTGTGCGTGCCCTGTTCAGTGGGATAGGACCGTGTCTCATACGGACGTTCCCTGCCAATGGTGCTCTCTTCATAGCCTACGAGTACTCGAGGAAGTCCCTGTTACAGTTGGGAGAAAACTTTGGATTGTAG
- the LOC136437525 gene encoding transmembrane protein 60-like yields MALVHRVLFTWLMTLFFLILLVLRLDGGTVWNWFIIFVPLWAFDAIILAMLAIRMIRHCRNGYDTDDVTMRKKLWYLLVMAMKLGFQMALCLKLQYFHDIAYYLAFLPLWGFLLCVAGDIFRSFLLRLRND; encoded by the coding sequence ATGGCGCTGGTTCACCGTGTTCTGTTTACATGGCTCATGACGTTGTTTTTCCTCATTCTGCTCGTCCTGAGACTAGACGGAGGAACCGTATGGAACTGGTTCATCATCTTCGTCCCCCTGTGGGCTTTCGACGCCATTATCCTCGCCATGCTAGCGATCCGGATGATCAGACACTGTCGAAATGGCTATGACACGGATGACGTCACCATGAGGAAGAAGTTATGGTATCTGCTGGTCATGGCCATGAAGCTCGGGTTCCAGATGGCGTTGTGTCTCAAACTACAATATTTCCACGATATCGCCTACTACCTGGCGTTCCTTCCGCTATGGGGATTCCTGCTCTGCGTGGCTGGGGACATCTTCAGAAGTTTCTTGCTGCGTTTGAGAAATGACTAA